The sequence below is a genomic window from Halolamina litorea.
CGGACGGTGTCCCCCTCGGAGAGTTCGGTGGCGAGCCCGTCGATGTGTTTGACGTTCTTCTTGTTGATCGTGACGACGGTCGATCCCGCTGTCGTGTCGGCGGACTCGTCCACGATACGCCCCTCGAGAGTCGGGTGGTCGGCCTCCAACCCCCGGAGCAGTTCCCCGACAGTCGTGCCAGTGTCGTACTCTCCGCCTACGTCCTCGACGCCGGCGTCGTCGCGGAAGGGACCGAACAGTTTGCACTCGATTTGCACGTTCGACCGGTGGGCCGGAGCCCAAAAGTAGCCAGCGGTCAGCCGGTGGTGACGATCTCGATCACGTCACGGTGGGAAAGTCGGTGGTCGGAACCGACTTGCCGGCCCGAACGGCAGTCGATGCCGTGGAGTAGCCCGTCGCCCACGTCCGAGTGGATGGTGTACGCGAAGTCCTCGACGGTGCCACCCTCCG
It includes:
- a CDS encoding ubiquitin-like small modifier protein 1, translating into MQIECKLFGPFRDDAGVEDVGGEYDTGTTVGELLRGLEADHPTLEGRIVDESADTTAGSTVVTINKKNVKHIDGLATELSEGDTVRIVPSVYGG